A stretch of the Solanum dulcamara chromosome 6, daSolDulc1.2, whole genome shotgun sequence genome encodes the following:
- the LOC129893372 gene encoding U-box domain-containing protein 34-like isoform X3: MYIEDMRAKCEEIFIPFKNLYKRKSVETVVLEGDNPATVLLKYVAQAGIISLVLGSSSLNYFGRRQKDGGVPSAILKYAPESFDVYVVSSNGLVKNSLNPLLSTETELHTINQQKSSASFASMEFHSRASSLADFTHLNSPEFLHGNTSSHISPQQRYIQNLEESAAGLEAVKSHHSSTYSEHSDIHVEMGRLHLELQNIITLYNQTCEHLIHAQNKVQLLSSKCCEETRRVNAAKEREESLRIRAAELKKKHVETEKEVEIARQLLAEEACERQITELKALRQSLEKQKVVDALLSCDGRYRRLTREEIQVATDFFSESKLIGEGGYGKVYKGNLDHTPVAIKVLHSDASLKKEEFLREVEVLSQLHHPHIVLLLGASPGNGCLVYEYMENGSLEDHIFQGKNRPLPWFVRFRILFEVACALAFMHNSKPDPIVHRDLKPGNILLDKNYVSKIGDVGLAKIMSDIVPESITEYRNSILAGTFAYMDPEYLRTGTLRPKSDLYAFGIIALQLLAACYPNGLIMKFEKAIDTNSLADVLDKSVVDWPLIEAEELSKIALQCCKLRCRDRPDLETEVLPLLKKLFEFAEMHVRVEGNLRTPRQYFCPILQEVMEEPHIAADGFTYEHRAIKAWVDRHNVSPVTKQILQHKMLTPNHTLHVAIQDWRSR; the protein is encoded by the exons ATGTATATAGAGGATATGAGGGCTAAATGTGAAGAAATATTTATCCCATTTAAGAATCTATACAAAAGAAAAAGT GTTGAAACTGTGGTGCTGGAAGGGGATAATCCTGCAACAGTGCTTCTAAAATATGTAGCTCAGGCTGGGATTATTAGTCTAGTGTTGGGCTCTTCCTCTCTCAATTACTTTGGCAG GAGACAGAAGGATGGAGGTGTACCATCAGCTATCCTCAAGTATGCTCCCGAGTCTTTTGATGTTTATGTGGTGTCATCGAATGGACTTGTTAAAAATTCCTTGAATCCCTTGTTATCTACTG AGACTGAACTTCATACTATCAATCAACAAAAATCCAGTGCGTCTTTTGCCTCGATGGAATTTCATAGCAGAGCATCATCACTTGCAGACTTTACACATCTCAATTCTCCAGAATTTTTACATGGGAACACTTCTAGTCATATCAGTCCTCAACAAAGATACATTCAAAATCTAGAAGAATCGGCAGCAGGTCTGGAGGCAGTCAAGAGTCACCATTCTTCCACTTACTCAGAACAT TCAGACATTCATGTTGAAATGGGAAGATTGCACTTAGAGTTGCAAAACATCATAACGTTGTACAACCAAACATGTGAACATTTGATCCATGCCCAAAACAAG GtccaattactttcttctaaaTGCTGTGAAGAAACAAGAAGAGTGAATGCAGCCAAGGAAAGAGAAGAAAGCCTAAGGATCAGAGCTGctgaattgaagaagaaacatgTAGAAACTGAGAAGGAGGTCGAGATAGCAAGACAGTTGCTCGCCGAAGAAGCTTGTGAGAGGCAGATAACAGAGTTGAAGGCTCTCCGACAGTCCTTAGAAAAACAAAAAGTTGTCGATGCACTACTATCATGTGATGGCAGGTATAGGAGACTGACTAGGGAAGAGATTCAGGTGGCTACTGATTTTTTTTCCGAGTCTAAGCTGATTGGTGAAGGAGGCTATGGGAAAGTTTACAAAGGCAACCTTGATCATACCCCTGTTGCCATCAAAGTTCTACATTCGGATGCATCATTAAAGAAAGAGGAGTTTCTAAGAGAG GTTGAGGTTCTAAGCCAGTTGCATCACCCACACATTGTTTTACTGCTCGGAGCCTCTCCAGGAAATGGCTGCCTTGTTTATGAGTATATGGAAAATGGAAGCCTGGAAGATCACATTTTCCAAGGAAAAAACAGACCTCTTCCCTGGTTTGTTCGATTCCGGATACTTTTTGAAGTGGCGTGTGCTCTTGCATTCATGCACAACTCAAAGCCTGATCCCATTGTTCATCGAGATCTAAAACCAGGAAACATATTGTTGGACAAAAATTATGTGAGTAAAATCGGAGATGTGGGTTTAGCGAAAATTATGTCAGATATTGTTCCAGAAAGTATTACCGAGTATAGGAACTCCATTCTTGCTGGCACCTTTGCTTACATGGATCCAGAGTACCTAAGAACGGGAACTCTGAGACCCAAGTCTGATCTGTATGCTTTTGGAATAATAGCACTTCAACTATTGGCTGCTTGTTATCCTAATGGCCTTATCATGAAATTTGAAAAAGCGATAGACACTAATTCGCTCGCAGATGTACTTGATAAGTCAGTTGTAGACTGGCCATTGATTGAAGCAGAGGAGCTATCGAAGATAGCTCTACAATGCTGTAAGCTTAGATGCAGAGATAGACCAGATCTTGAGACTGAAGTTCTTCCACTTCTGAAAAAACTTTTCGAATTTGCAGAGATGCATGTCAGGGTAGAGGGAAACCTTAGGACACCTAGGCAGTACTTCTGTCCAATCCTTCAG GAAGTAATGGAAGAGCCACATATAGCAGCCGATGGCTTTACGTATGAGCACAGAGCAATAAAGGCATGGGTTGACAGACATAACGTTTCACCTGTGACGAAACAGATATTGCAGCACAAGATGCTTACCCCAAACCACACCTTACACGTTGCTATACAAGATTGGAGGTCACGTTAA
- the LOC129893372 gene encoding U-box domain-containing protein 34-like isoform X1, whose amino-acid sequence MKVEGDGPPSAAAAMVNVAVAVKSAEGRGSQRAVRWAIEKLLPKAHRFFLIHVMPTVTAIPTPSGENIPVNELDDNVVEMYIEDMRAKCEEIFIPFKNLYKRKSVETVVLEGDNPATVLLKYVAQAGIISLVLGSSSLNYFGRRQKDGGVPSAILKYAPESFDVYVVSSNGLVKNSLNPLLSTETELHTINQQKSSASFASMEFHSRASSLADFTHLNSPEFLHGNTSSHISPQQRYIQNLEESAAGLEAVKSHHSSTYSEHSDIHVEMGRLHLELQNIITLYNQTCEHLIHAQNKVQLLSSKCCEETRRVNAAKEREESLRIRAAELKKKHVETEKEVEIARQLLAEEACERQITELKALRQSLEKQKVVDALLSCDGRYRRLTREEIQVATDFFSESKLIGEGGYGKVYKGNLDHTPVAIKVLHSDASLKKEEFLREVEVLSQLHHPHIVLLLGASPGNGCLVYEYMENGSLEDHIFQGKNRPLPWFVRFRILFEVACALAFMHNSKPDPIVHRDLKPGNILLDKNYVSKIGDVGLAKIMSDIVPESITEYRNSILAGTFAYMDPEYLRTGTLRPKSDLYAFGIIALQLLAACYPNGLIMKFEKAIDTNSLADVLDKSVVDWPLIEAEELSKIALQCCKLRCRDRPDLETEVLPLLKKLFEFAEMHVRVEGNLRTPRQYFCPILQEVMEEPHIAADGFTYEHRAIKAWVDRHNVSPVTKQILQHKMLTPNHTLHVAIQDWRSR is encoded by the exons atgaagGTCGAAGGGGATGGTCCACCGTCAGCTGCGGCGGCGATGGTCAACGTTGCGGTGGCAGTTAAGAGCGCCGAAGGGAGGGGTAGTCAACGAGCCGTCCGGTGGGCTATAGAGAAGTTGTTACCTAAAGCTCATCGCTTTTTCCTCATTCATGTCATGCCTACCGTCACCGCAATTCCAACTCCCT CAGGAGAGAATATTCCAGTTAACGAGCTTGATGATAACGTGGTGGAAATGTATATAGAGGATATGAGGGCTAAATGTGAAGAAATATTTATCCCATTTAAGAATCTATACAAAAGAAAAAGT GTTGAAACTGTGGTGCTGGAAGGGGATAATCCTGCAACAGTGCTTCTAAAATATGTAGCTCAGGCTGGGATTATTAGTCTAGTGTTGGGCTCTTCCTCTCTCAATTACTTTGGCAG GAGACAGAAGGATGGAGGTGTACCATCAGCTATCCTCAAGTATGCTCCCGAGTCTTTTGATGTTTATGTGGTGTCATCGAATGGACTTGTTAAAAATTCCTTGAATCCCTTGTTATCTACTG AGACTGAACTTCATACTATCAATCAACAAAAATCCAGTGCGTCTTTTGCCTCGATGGAATTTCATAGCAGAGCATCATCACTTGCAGACTTTACACATCTCAATTCTCCAGAATTTTTACATGGGAACACTTCTAGTCATATCAGTCCTCAACAAAGATACATTCAAAATCTAGAAGAATCGGCAGCAGGTCTGGAGGCAGTCAAGAGTCACCATTCTTCCACTTACTCAGAACAT TCAGACATTCATGTTGAAATGGGAAGATTGCACTTAGAGTTGCAAAACATCATAACGTTGTACAACCAAACATGTGAACATTTGATCCATGCCCAAAACAAG GtccaattactttcttctaaaTGCTGTGAAGAAACAAGAAGAGTGAATGCAGCCAAGGAAAGAGAAGAAAGCCTAAGGATCAGAGCTGctgaattgaagaagaaacatgTAGAAACTGAGAAGGAGGTCGAGATAGCAAGACAGTTGCTCGCCGAAGAAGCTTGTGAGAGGCAGATAACAGAGTTGAAGGCTCTCCGACAGTCCTTAGAAAAACAAAAAGTTGTCGATGCACTACTATCATGTGATGGCAGGTATAGGAGACTGACTAGGGAAGAGATTCAGGTGGCTACTGATTTTTTTTCCGAGTCTAAGCTGATTGGTGAAGGAGGCTATGGGAAAGTTTACAAAGGCAACCTTGATCATACCCCTGTTGCCATCAAAGTTCTACATTCGGATGCATCATTAAAGAAAGAGGAGTTTCTAAGAGAG GTTGAGGTTCTAAGCCAGTTGCATCACCCACACATTGTTTTACTGCTCGGAGCCTCTCCAGGAAATGGCTGCCTTGTTTATGAGTATATGGAAAATGGAAGCCTGGAAGATCACATTTTCCAAGGAAAAAACAGACCTCTTCCCTGGTTTGTTCGATTCCGGATACTTTTTGAAGTGGCGTGTGCTCTTGCATTCATGCACAACTCAAAGCCTGATCCCATTGTTCATCGAGATCTAAAACCAGGAAACATATTGTTGGACAAAAATTATGTGAGTAAAATCGGAGATGTGGGTTTAGCGAAAATTATGTCAGATATTGTTCCAGAAAGTATTACCGAGTATAGGAACTCCATTCTTGCTGGCACCTTTGCTTACATGGATCCAGAGTACCTAAGAACGGGAACTCTGAGACCCAAGTCTGATCTGTATGCTTTTGGAATAATAGCACTTCAACTATTGGCTGCTTGTTATCCTAATGGCCTTATCATGAAATTTGAAAAAGCGATAGACACTAATTCGCTCGCAGATGTACTTGATAAGTCAGTTGTAGACTGGCCATTGATTGAAGCAGAGGAGCTATCGAAGATAGCTCTACAATGCTGTAAGCTTAGATGCAGAGATAGACCAGATCTTGAGACTGAAGTTCTTCCACTTCTGAAAAAACTTTTCGAATTTGCAGAGATGCATGTCAGGGTAGAGGGAAACCTTAGGACACCTAGGCAGTACTTCTGTCCAATCCTTCAG GAAGTAATGGAAGAGCCACATATAGCAGCCGATGGCTTTACGTATGAGCACAGAGCAATAAAGGCATGGGTTGACAGACATAACGTTTCACCTGTGACGAAACAGATATTGCAGCACAAGATGCTTACCCCAAACCACACCTTACACGTTGCTATACAAGATTGGAGGTCACGTTAA
- the LOC129893372 gene encoding U-box domain-containing protein 34-like isoform X2 yields the protein MKVEGDGPPSAAAAMVNVAVAVKSAEGRGSQRAVRWAIEKLLPKAHRFFLIHVMPTVTAIPTPSGENIPVNELDDNVVEMYIEDMRAKCEEIFIPFKNLYKRKSVETVVLEGDNPATVLLKYVAQAGIISLVLGSSSLNYFGRRQKDGGVPSAILKYAPESFDVYVVSSNGLVKNSLNPLLSTETELHTINQQKSSASFASMEFHSRASSLADFTHLNSPEFLHGNTSSHISPQQRYIQNLEESAAGLEAVKSHHSSTYSEHVQLLSSKCCEETRRVNAAKEREESLRIRAAELKKKHVETEKEVEIARQLLAEEACERQITELKALRQSLEKQKVVDALLSCDGRYRRLTREEIQVATDFFSESKLIGEGGYGKVYKGNLDHTPVAIKVLHSDASLKKEEFLREVEVLSQLHHPHIVLLLGASPGNGCLVYEYMENGSLEDHIFQGKNRPLPWFVRFRILFEVACALAFMHNSKPDPIVHRDLKPGNILLDKNYVSKIGDVGLAKIMSDIVPESITEYRNSILAGTFAYMDPEYLRTGTLRPKSDLYAFGIIALQLLAACYPNGLIMKFEKAIDTNSLADVLDKSVVDWPLIEAEELSKIALQCCKLRCRDRPDLETEVLPLLKKLFEFAEMHVRVEGNLRTPRQYFCPILQEVMEEPHIAADGFTYEHRAIKAWVDRHNVSPVTKQILQHKMLTPNHTLHVAIQDWRSR from the exons atgaagGTCGAAGGGGATGGTCCACCGTCAGCTGCGGCGGCGATGGTCAACGTTGCGGTGGCAGTTAAGAGCGCCGAAGGGAGGGGTAGTCAACGAGCCGTCCGGTGGGCTATAGAGAAGTTGTTACCTAAAGCTCATCGCTTTTTCCTCATTCATGTCATGCCTACCGTCACCGCAATTCCAACTCCCT CAGGAGAGAATATTCCAGTTAACGAGCTTGATGATAACGTGGTGGAAATGTATATAGAGGATATGAGGGCTAAATGTGAAGAAATATTTATCCCATTTAAGAATCTATACAAAAGAAAAAGT GTTGAAACTGTGGTGCTGGAAGGGGATAATCCTGCAACAGTGCTTCTAAAATATGTAGCTCAGGCTGGGATTATTAGTCTAGTGTTGGGCTCTTCCTCTCTCAATTACTTTGGCAG GAGACAGAAGGATGGAGGTGTACCATCAGCTATCCTCAAGTATGCTCCCGAGTCTTTTGATGTTTATGTGGTGTCATCGAATGGACTTGTTAAAAATTCCTTGAATCCCTTGTTATCTACTG AGACTGAACTTCATACTATCAATCAACAAAAATCCAGTGCGTCTTTTGCCTCGATGGAATTTCATAGCAGAGCATCATCACTTGCAGACTTTACACATCTCAATTCTCCAGAATTTTTACATGGGAACACTTCTAGTCATATCAGTCCTCAACAAAGATACATTCAAAATCTAGAAGAATCGGCAGCAGGTCTGGAGGCAGTCAAGAGTCACCATTCTTCCACTTACTCAGAACAT GtccaattactttcttctaaaTGCTGTGAAGAAACAAGAAGAGTGAATGCAGCCAAGGAAAGAGAAGAAAGCCTAAGGATCAGAGCTGctgaattgaagaagaaacatgTAGAAACTGAGAAGGAGGTCGAGATAGCAAGACAGTTGCTCGCCGAAGAAGCTTGTGAGAGGCAGATAACAGAGTTGAAGGCTCTCCGACAGTCCTTAGAAAAACAAAAAGTTGTCGATGCACTACTATCATGTGATGGCAGGTATAGGAGACTGACTAGGGAAGAGATTCAGGTGGCTACTGATTTTTTTTCCGAGTCTAAGCTGATTGGTGAAGGAGGCTATGGGAAAGTTTACAAAGGCAACCTTGATCATACCCCTGTTGCCATCAAAGTTCTACATTCGGATGCATCATTAAAGAAAGAGGAGTTTCTAAGAGAG GTTGAGGTTCTAAGCCAGTTGCATCACCCACACATTGTTTTACTGCTCGGAGCCTCTCCAGGAAATGGCTGCCTTGTTTATGAGTATATGGAAAATGGAAGCCTGGAAGATCACATTTTCCAAGGAAAAAACAGACCTCTTCCCTGGTTTGTTCGATTCCGGATACTTTTTGAAGTGGCGTGTGCTCTTGCATTCATGCACAACTCAAAGCCTGATCCCATTGTTCATCGAGATCTAAAACCAGGAAACATATTGTTGGACAAAAATTATGTGAGTAAAATCGGAGATGTGGGTTTAGCGAAAATTATGTCAGATATTGTTCCAGAAAGTATTACCGAGTATAGGAACTCCATTCTTGCTGGCACCTTTGCTTACATGGATCCAGAGTACCTAAGAACGGGAACTCTGAGACCCAAGTCTGATCTGTATGCTTTTGGAATAATAGCACTTCAACTATTGGCTGCTTGTTATCCTAATGGCCTTATCATGAAATTTGAAAAAGCGATAGACACTAATTCGCTCGCAGATGTACTTGATAAGTCAGTTGTAGACTGGCCATTGATTGAAGCAGAGGAGCTATCGAAGATAGCTCTACAATGCTGTAAGCTTAGATGCAGAGATAGACCAGATCTTGAGACTGAAGTTCTTCCACTTCTGAAAAAACTTTTCGAATTTGCAGAGATGCATGTCAGGGTAGAGGGAAACCTTAGGACACCTAGGCAGTACTTCTGTCCAATCCTTCAG GAAGTAATGGAAGAGCCACATATAGCAGCCGATGGCTTTACGTATGAGCACAGAGCAATAAAGGCATGGGTTGACAGACATAACGTTTCACCTGTGACGAAACAGATATTGCAGCACAAGATGCTTACCCCAAACCACACCTTACACGTTGCTATACAAGATTGGAGGTCACGTTAA
- the LOC129893374 gene encoding glyoxylase I 4: MSRSMEPLLLLAPRKCVPKPKIEKENHSWMASLLNPPLTLPQNKLNPGSVLAVSTSGIPNKNFQPSSTRWSHRRCLLMRAKPSVKTDMLAKDSVGTDAVDDKDFGVVCMHHVGILCENLERSLDFYQNILGLEINEARPHDKLPYRGAWLWVGSEMIHLMELPNPDPLTGRPEHGGRDRHTCIAIRDVSKLKAILDKFGIPYTLSRSGRPAIFTRDPDTNALEFTQVDA; the protein is encoded by the exons ATGAGCCGCTCAATGGAACCTTTACTATTATTAGCGCCCAGAAAATGCGTCCCCAAACccaaaattgaaaaagagaatCACTCTTGGATGGCTTCTCTGCTGAACCCACCTCTCACACTGCCTCAGAACAAG CTGAACCCTGGGAGTGTCCTAGCTGTATCTACTAGTGGAATACCAAACAAAAATTTTCAACCATCTTCAACACGATGGAGCCACAGGCGTTGTTTGCTGATGAGAGCTAAACCATCGGTGAAAACGGATATGCTTGCAAAAGATTCTGTAGGCACCGACGCTGTTGATGATAAGG ATTTTGGAGTTGTTTGCATGCACCACGTTGGAATACTATGTGAAAACCTTGAGAGGTCATTAGACTTTTACCAGAATATTCTTG GACTAGAAATAAATGAGGCAAGACCACATGACAAGCTTCCCTACAGAGGTGCTTGGTTGTGGGTGGGTTCTGAGATGATACATCTAATGGAGCTTCCAAATCCGGATCCCTTAACTGGTCGGCCTGAGCACGGGGGCAGAGATCGTCATACTTGCATAGCAATTCGCGATGTGTCTAAACTGAAAGCTATTCTTGATAAATTTG GTATTCCCTACACTCTTAGTCGCTCTGGGAGACCAGCCATTTTCACTCGAGACCCAGATACTAATGCACTAGAATTTACTCAAGTTGATGCTTGA